The Drosophila nasuta strain 15112-1781.00 chromosome 2L, ASM2355853v1, whole genome shotgun sequence genome window below encodes:
- the LOC132798027 gene encoding cytochrome b5-related protein, whose amino-acid sequence MVIEKWKECGIATKFPTYRNSPLVTVHSWQKGKRQDDEAEGLWRIHDGIYDFTEFIDKHPGGPFWIRETKGTDITEAFEAHHLTSTPEKMISKYKVRDAAKPRIYTLTLHEDGFYKTLKERVKQQLKTIDKRPKRKSDLIHLGILLSTYLFAVASVKYNSLLALVLAGVALCWTVIVSHNYFHRRDNWQMYTFNLGLMNFCAWRISHAMSHHIYPNSYYDLELSMFEPLLCWVPNPHIKSKALRYVSWITEPLAYAIAFFLQVLTRIYYSLRHTNIMYWHDLLPLTIPLVMYLGSSGSAGLLFCVRQWLAMTSIASFSFCVIGLNAAHHDPEIYHEGDKNREDRDWGLFQVDTIIDRGDLKWSQFLVLTHFGDHVLHHLFPTLDHGLLPALYPVLYETLDQFKGELRECNHIEHMIGQHKQLLRIHSNPRAPGEGK is encoded by the exons ATGGTGATTGAAAAGTGGAAGGAGTGTGGCATTGCCACCAAATTTCCCACTTACCGCAACTCGCCGCTGGTGACGGTGCACAGCTGGCAGAAGGGCAAGCGACAGGATGACGAGGCCGAAGGATTGTGGCGCATACACGATGGCATCTATGACTTTACGGAGTTTATTGATAAACATCCCGGTGGTCCCTTTTGGATACGTGAAACCAAGGGCACGGACATCACCGAGGCGTTTGAGGCTCACCATTTGACCTCCACGCCAGAGAAGATGATCAGCAAGTACAAGGTGCGGGATGCTGCAAAGCCAAGGATCTACACGCTAACGCTGCACGAGGATGGCTTCTACAAGACGCTGAAGGAACGTGTGAAGCAGCAGCTCAAGACCATTGACAAGCGTCCAAAGCGCAAGAGCGAT CTAATCCATCTGGGCATCTTGCTGTCCACTTACCTCTTCGCTGTGGCCAGCGTCAAGTACAACAGTCTGTTGGCTTTGGTTCTGGCTGGCGTGGCGCTCTGCTGGACGGTGATTGTGTCTCACAACTATTTCCATCGTCGCGACAACTGGCAGATGTACACCTTCAATCTGGGCCTGATGAACTTCTGCGCATGGCGTATCTCACATGCCATGTCACATCACATCTATCCGAATTCCTACTACGATCTGGAGCTGAGCATGTTTGAACCGTTGCTCTGCTGGGTGCCCAATCCACACATCAAGAGCAAAGCATTGCGCTATGTCTCGTGGATCACAGAGCCACTGGCCTATGCCATTGCCTTCTTCCTGCAAGTGCTCACGCG CATCTACTACTCGTTGCGTCACACGAATATTATGTATTGGCACGATCTTTTGCCCCTCACAATACCGCTAGTCATGTATTTGGGATCGTCTGGATCGGCGGGCTTGTTGTTCTGTGTGCGCCAATGGCTGGCGATGACGTCGATTGCCAGCTTTTCGTTTTGTGTAATCGGCTTGAATGCCGCTCATCATGACCCAGAGATCTATCACGAGGGCGACAAGAACCGTGAGGATCGCGATTGGGGCTTGTTCCAGGTGGACACTATTATCGATCGCGGCGACTTGAAGTGGTCACAGTTCCTGGTGCTCACACACTTTGGTGATCATGTGCTGCATCATTTGTTCCCCACACTCGATCATGGCCTGCTCCCTGCTCTCTATCCGGTGCTCTACGAGACGCTGGATCAATTCAAGGGTGAACTGCGCGAATGCAATCACATCGAACACATGATTGGCCAGCACAAGCAACTCCTGCGCATACATTCCAATCCTAGAGCTCCGGGTGAGGGCAAATAA